In the genome of Desulfovermiculus halophilus DSM 18834, the window ACGATCTCGTGGCCCAAAGATATGAACATGCATCCACCATCATTACAAGCAACCTTGATTTCCAGGAATGGGACCGGGCCTTTGAAAACAAGCTTTTGGGATCAGCTACCATCGATAGACTCCGGCATGATGCCTACCTGGTCTATTTGGATGGGCCCAGCTACAGGAAACCAAAGCCAAACCAAGCTCTCAAAAAAGAGGTGGAAAAAAGCCAAAAATCAGCCTAAAAAATGGGGGGTTCGCAACCTCAAGATGGCCACTTAAAACTGGCCCCATTAGGGCGATCATAGGGTGGCCCGATTAGCCGATCATGGGTGGCTCCATTGGGGTGGTCAATGACAACTGCAGTATTGTTAGGCATTAAGCTAACTGGGCTATCTTCTGAGTTACAATAAAGGCTCCCTTAATTCGAAGATCTTCATCTGTCATTTCCCTAAAATCATTTGCCAGTTTCCTTCGTGGCAATGGTAATGTATCCCAGATGGCTAAATCTTCTTGGAGGATCTTAAATCCTTTATGCATAAGGAAAGAACATATTTCCCTGTGTCGCAGTCGATTTGTATAAAACCCTTGATTAAAGAACAATGGACTTTCCCATATTTTTTCAGAAAAACGCAAATTGTTTAAACCGCCTCCTAGGTGATCTTTATAATCAATCTGATGTATGGATAGTGAGCGTCTTTTATGAATTCTAGATAACTCTTGACAAAATTCATAAAACTCTTTCTTTTCTACATGTTCCAATACTGCATTCGAAAAAGAGAAGCATATTGAAGCAGTTTGTATCGATTTCATAGATTCAATGCCAGCCGTATAATAATAAATTCCAATTTTTTTCATGGCATTAAAAATATCGTCCTCAAGATGAAATGCATGCCAAAACTTTGCTTGATCTGACTCTTTGAGCAACTTAACATATTCGCTATACAATGCTAAGTCTGGACTCGCAAAGTTACCTACATCTATCAGAAAACACTTCTTAAACCCCATTGCTTTACCGAAAATTCCATTCAATAGACTGCCTCCTGGGCCTATTTCGAGAAATGCACCATTGTCAACTTTTTCTTTATATCTTTGGAAGTTGTCATAGAAACGGTTAAAAACCCGCTGTGCATACTCAGGAGATTCCATGCCGCCCCTAGCCCCAGTTAATGCACTACGAATTCGTTCATATGGTAATGGAGTCATGCCAATTAGAAGCTTGATACCAATTTTGCTCCACCAAGGTACTCCTTGTATCTTTATCATCTAATTGACCTCCACCTCTCGTGAAAATTAAAATTATATCCACCTTTTTCAAGAAATATCTCGGACAAACGTAATCTTTCATTCAAGTTTTTCAGCCGACCAAACAATAACTTTATGAAAAGTAACTCCTTTTAAAACTTATTCTTAGGCCAATCTGAGCCAAAGCAATCTAAATGTAAGTATAAGTAACAACTCACAAGATGCGCTATATGATTGCTCGATATAAGTCCTCGTACTGCCTCACAACTTTCCCCAGCTCAAAGTGCGTTTCAACTCTTTGTCGAGCTGCTTTGCCAAGCTGAGCCCGGCTCTCAGCACCCAGATCAATCAATTCCTTACAGGCTTGGGCGAATTCCTCTGGGTCTTTGGGCGGGACAATCCTCCCAGTATCACCTATAATTGCTGCAGAATCCCCCACATCTGTTGCCACGCAAGGCACTTCGCAGGCCATTGCCTCGCCCAATACATTAGGGAACCCTTCACCAATTGAGGATAAACACGCAATATCCAATGCAGCATTTATTCTGGGGATATCATCTCTCGGACCTAAAAGAAAAAACCGGTCGATAAGACCGGCTTCTTTGAGCCAATTTTGAAGGGTTGGATTGTTTTCATTAATGTTATTGCCGCATAAAACAAAAAAAGCGTCAATTCCTCCATCTTTTAAATGTGAAGCAGCCCGAACAAGATTGTCATGATCTTTTTGGGGATCAAACCTGGCAACCATACCCAGGAGCAGTGCATCTTGTGCTAGCCCCAGCTCTTGACGAACAGAAGCCCTTGCAGGTCTATTTGGCCCAAAAGATTTTAGATCAAATCCATTTGGAATGACAATCATTTTATCTTGGTAATAGCCAGCGTTCGCATGTACCTGCTCAGATGCATTAGAACAGCAAACAATACGCTCAGGAACTAAGGTGGACAGATTTGAGCAAAGCTTAACCGTCCATATTGTTGTTTTTTTATTGTGTTTTGGGTCTAGGTTGCTATGATGTATCCCCCAGATGACAGGAGCCTTGCTGACAGATTTAGCAGCAAGGCCACCCATTAAGTCAGCGTGATACATCCAAGTCTGGATCACATCAGGTTTTGCCTTGCGGATCAAACGCCCCATCTTCCACACACCTCTGGGATCAGGAATCCCCCTAGGCATACACAAGGATTGAACCGGGATGCCCAAGGCTTCAATTTTGTCTGCTACAGGTCCTCTCTCCAGCAGTGAAACCACCTGATTGTCAAATTTACTTTTATCCATGCCAGATAAAAGTTTAAAGAGCATTGTCTCAGCACCACCTGTTGAAAGGCCAGTGATGATGTGTAGGATTGAAATAGGATGTTTCATTAGCGATTTTCTAAATTAAGAACATGTATATATTCATCAACTATCGTTTCTTCATTAAAAAAAATGGCCCTTTCCCGCGCATCAACTTTGTCTCCGTTTAAAGCAGATTCAATTGCATTAGCCATCTGATATATATCACCAACAGGTATCAACTTCCCCCATTTCCCCTCTTCCAAAATTTCCCTTGGGCCACTGGGGCAATCAGTTGATACGACTGGAACGCCACAAGCCATAGCCTGTATCAAGACCCCTGGTAATCCCTCCCAAGCAGAAGAAAGTACAAATACACAAGCTCGACTCATATATGCAAAAGGATTATCCACAAATCCAGGAAGGTCTGCATAATGTTCAAGTCCTAGATCATCAATTTGTGTTTCCAGGTTGGCCCGCTCATCTCCCTCACCAAGTATAACTAATCGCGCTGATTTTTTTTCTCGAACCAAAGCAAACGCATTGATCAGGGAGCCAAAATCTTTTTGCTTAGAAAGACGGCCAACTCCAAGAACTACAGGCGGATATTGGTCATTGAACCAGGGATGCTCAGGCACTTCTTTTGCCTTTTCCATTAAGTCATTTGTCACAACAGGATTATAGATAACAGATATTTTTGTCCTATGAATGCAAGCGAATTGGGATAAATCATCTGCTACACCTTTTGAAACTGCTATAATTGAATCTGCAGATTCATAAAACCATTTAGAAAATAATAAAATCATTTTACTTCGAATATAATTACCATGTTTTATTGAAATGCTTGTTGTGTTACGTATAGTAACTCCTAATCGTACAGGTACATTGGATATTCTTTTAGCCCAAAGAGCAATTAAGTTTGCATGTCCCATAGCTGAAAGCATTGCTTGAGGTTGTTCTCTACGTAAATAACATACAAGTCCTGGCAACGATTTTAAAACACGGGATGCCCTCAAGTCTACTATTTGTACATTATCTGGAACCAATGACAAATATGGGCCTTCTGCTTTTGCCAAAACCAAATCTACTAGATACCCACGATTAGCGAATCCTTGAGCCAAGTTTAGCATGCTTCTCTCGGCACCACCGCCTCTCAGAGAGGGAAGATAAAAGGAAATTTTCTTATCTAGTTGCATCCTGATTCCGTCATAGTTTATGTGCGAAGCACATCTAGGTCCCTTATTCTGATCAGTTATCAAAACAAAGCCAGCCAGGCATGGTCGAACTGGAAAGAACTGTCATGTATTACTTGATATACAAACCCGCGGACCTACGAAGCCGCTGGCATGGAGGTTTGTATGTAAAGTTAAACATTTTCTCCATAAATTTAATTAATTTCAGGATGTAATACAACAACTGATTTATGTATGTAAAAAAAACACGGTTATTTACTTAGTATAAGACTACTTTTACTATAATGCGCTATCCAAAAAGATATACCTAAAAATATCCATACGTATTTTTCTTGATATGATACTAATGCAAATTCCCATACTAATAGCAACACAAACATCAAGACATAAAGCAACATATGTTCATTATTTTTGCTTTTCAGTAGGTATTTTAAAATTTTAAAATATACTAAGTAGTATAATATAAATCCTATTATTCCAGATGATACCATTATTTCTATATAATTGTTGTGGGAGTAAGTATCCCAAAAAGAAAAATATCTATACTGATTGATTCCATGGCCAAATATTGGAGCCTCCTTCCAAAGACTTATTCCTTCTTCAATCATAGCGATCCTGACACTACTGCTGGAATCGTTCCCCTCAATAAATTTCAGCATTCTTTCCCATGCAAAACTACTTTCAGTAACACTAATTGCGATGTATGATATCAAAGGTATAATTATAAGTAATGCAGTATACTTACGCAGTTTTAAAAACATGGATTTTGTGTATTGAATATTCTTGTATTTACTCAAAATAATATATATAATGATAAAAGGTATGACAATTATTATCTTTCTGCTCCCAGTAGTATATATAGCGAATAAAATGATCGTAATAGGATATATATTATTAAATATATGTTTTTTACCAAGGGAATAAATAAAAAATGCACATGTAATGAGACATAGCCCCATAAGATTAGGATTGCCAGAAATTCCAGCAGCTCTAAAATTTGTTGCAGTATTTGTAATGATAATATCAGTAGTTATAGCTGAATACACAAGTATAAAAGATGCTAATAATGATCCATAATATATGCTTTTTATGTTTCCTCCATTTCGCAAGGATATATATACAGCAATTCCACCTAAGTACGCTGTTGAAAAGGAAATAAAAGATATTAATGCGCTATGTTGATGTGTGCTCCAAAGTATGGTTGCAAACATATAACAAAATATAGGGAAAAAGAACCAAATTTCATTTAAACCATACAAACCTAATTTGAAAGATCTTAGAGCAAGATTAACCAGCAATAAAATTAATATTATATTAGTTATTGTTGATAATCCAGGCACAGGTGTTAGCACAAATGCAAATAAAACATAAAGAAAAACAAGAATATTTAAAAAATAATTTAACATAATAATACTGTCAGTATGATTAAGCTATATTGGTTACTTGCGATTTAATCAAAATAAATGTAAATATATGATTATTATTTAGATTTAAAATGTGATACATTATATAAAAAATCTTCAATCATGAATTGCTGAGGAAGCACGGGTTGATCATACCATTGTAGATTATGATCAAAAAAACCATGACAATTTTCATACGACTTGGCTACGTAAGCGTATGATATTTCAACAATCATAGGCTTTCCAGAAGAAGTATATATCACATCTATCGCACAAGATTGCATTTTTAAAATTCCGGTGAGCTTAAATGCCAAGCTAATACTTTCTCTAGGAAACAAACCGACATCATATTCAAATTTACCACTACCAGAAGCTCTAAAGTCGTCATCTCTAGTATGCCGTCTAATACAAAAACACCGATTTCCGATAACCACCAACCTGTCATCAAACTCATTATTGGGAACAAAATCTTGAAAATAGGTGTAGTTCTTTTCAAGAGGAAAATTTTGCTCTGTTGGCGTGGGGATAAACAGCCGTCCCACCCCCTTGCTGATATTCAACATAGAAGATAAAGACTTATCCCGCCTGAAGTGCCAAAGACGGTCTTTAAATAGATTAATCCGACTTGAAGCTTTGAAACCCCTGCCAAAAGCTTTTTTGATCAATTGCTTTGCTCTGTGTTTGTCCGAAACCAGCTTCACATTGCCTGAGCCGGCACCATTCCTGAGTTTAAATACTTTCGGATAGGTAGCCTGGTCCGCCCAGGTCAGGGCGGTATCCTGGTCATAAAACACATAACTCGGAACAAGTGGGGCTCCAATAGTCTCCAACAGATATTTCTGTCCCACCTTATCATCATAATGCCAGCAGGTTTTGCTGTCCGGGAAAACTTTTTTGCCAATCATCTCCAGCGAATACGTAAGTTGTCTGGCAAAAAGCTGCGCCTTATGATCATAATGCGCCCAGTGCCACATAAGACCTTGGCAATCTTTAATCTGGTCAATAATGTCTGAGGCATAACAATCCACAAGCTTGTAAGGAACGTTGTGCTCATCGCAGTATTCTATCCACTTGTCACTAAAGCTTCCCGGGCGGTGATGGATGGCTATCATTTTCTCTCCAATAATTCCAAAAGCAGTTCAAGGTGTGATTCGCATTGAATGAGGTTTTTCCTGGCCTCAATGCTGGATTTCGGAAGGATGAATTTTATTATCGGAAGATATTTGCTGAGTCTTCCAAGGCCGCGGAACTGAAAGGGCATGAACATTCTTAGCAGTACCGCAGTCTCCCTGGAGTCGCAAAAATCTACCCAAGTTTTTGTATAAGCATTTTCATTGGAAAGGGTCTGCTTATAAT includes:
- a CDS encoding ATP-binding protein, with protein sequence DLVAQRYEHASTIITSNLDFQEWDRAFENKLLGSATIDRLRHDAYLVYLDGPSYRKPKPNQALKKEVEKSQKSA
- a CDS encoding glycosyltransferase family 4 protein, with product MKHPISILHIITGLSTGGAETMLFKLLSGMDKSKFDNQVVSLLERGPVADKIEALGIPVQSLCMPRGIPDPRGVWKMGRLIRKAKPDVIQTWMYHADLMGGLAAKSVSKAPVIWGIHHSNLDPKHNKKTTIWTVKLCSNLSTLVPERIVCCSNASEQVHANAGYYQDKMIVIPNGFDLKSFGPNRPARASVRQELGLAQDALLLGMVARFDPQKDHDNLVRAASHLKDGGIDAFFVLCGNNINENNPTLQNWLKEAGLIDRFFLLGPRDDIPRINAALDIACLSSIGEGFPNVLGEAMACEVPCVATDVGDSAAIIGDTGRIVPPKDPEEFAQACKELIDLGAESRAQLGKAARQRVETHFELGKVVRQYEDLYRAII
- a CDS encoding glycosyltransferase, encoding MQLDKKISFYLPSLRGGGAERSMLNLAQGFANRGYLVDLVLAKAEGPYLSLVPDNVQIVDLRASRVLKSLPGLVCYLRREQPQAMLSAMGHANLIALWAKRISNVPVRLGVTIRNTTSISIKHGNYIRSKMILLFSKWFYESADSIIAVSKGVADDLSQFACIHRTKISVIYNPVVTNDLMEKAKEVPEHPWFNDQYPPVVLGVGRLSKQKDFGSLINAFALVREKKSARLVILGEGDERANLETQIDDLGLEHYADLPGFVDNPFAYMSRACVFVLSSAWEGLPGVLIQAMACGVPVVSTDCPSGPREILEEGKWGKLIPVGDIYQMANAIESALNGDKVDARERAIFFNEETIVDEYIHVLNLENR
- a CDS encoding O-antigen ligase family protein; amino-acid sequence: MLNYFLNILVFLYVLFAFVLTPVPGLSTITNIILILLLVNLALRSFKLGLYGLNEIWFFFPIFCYMFATILWSTHQHSALISFISFSTAYLGGIAVYISLRNGGNIKSIYYGSLLASFILVYSAITTDIIITNTATNFRAAGISGNPNLMGLCLITCAFFIYSLGKKHIFNNIYPITIILFAIYTTGSRKIIIVIPFIIIYIILSKYKNIQYTKSMFLKLRKYTALLIIIPLISYIAISVTESSFAWERMLKFIEGNDSSSSVRIAMIEEGISLWKEAPIFGHGINQYRYFSFWDTYSHNNYIEIMVSSGIIGFILYYLVYFKILKYLLKSKNNEHMLLYVLMFVLLLVWEFALVSYQEKYVWIFLGISFWIAHYSKSSLILSK
- a CDS encoding ATP-grasp domain-containing protein, with amino-acid sequence MIAIHHRPGSFSDKWIEYCDEHNVPYKLVDCYASDIIDQIKDCQGLMWHWAHYDHKAQLFARQLTYSLEMIGKKVFPDSKTCWHYDDKVGQKYLLETIGAPLVPSYVFYDQDTALTWADQATYPKVFKLRNGAGSGNVKLVSDKHRAKQLIKKAFGRGFKASSRINLFKDRLWHFRRDKSLSSMLNISKGVGRLFIPTPTEQNFPLEKNYTYFQDFVPNNEFDDRLVVIGNRCFCIRRHTRDDDFRASGSGKFEYDVGLFPRESISLAFKLTGILKMQSCAIDVIYTSSGKPMIVEISYAYVAKSYENCHGFFDHNLQWYDQPVLPQQFMIEDFLYNVSHFKSK